In Methanofollis sp., the sequence CCAGGTGCAAGGGCTGCAACCTCTGCACCCTGGTCTGCCCATACAGGATATTTCAGGAGGGCACGGCGCCGAACAGGCGGGGCATCGTGGTCCCGACCCTCGACCGTCCTGAGCGCTGTACCAACTGCCGCCTCCAGAAGCTCTACGGACGGGTGCTCTGCGGCGTCTGCCAGATGATCTGCCCGGACCAGGCGATCCGGTGGGTCGAAGAAAAACCCTTTGAACCCGAAAAGGTGGTGATTGAAGATTGACGCGGCTTGAATTCATGCAGGGGAACACGGCCTGTGCGGAGGGCGCCATTGCCGCCGGTTGCCGGTTCTACGGGGGATACCCGATCACGCCCTCGACCGAGATCGCCGAGCACATGGCGCGGAAGATGCCGAAGATCGGCGGGGTCTTCGTCCAGATGGAGGACGAACTCGCCAGCATTGCATCGGTGATCGGCGCCTCCTGGACAGGAGCGCGGGCGATGACCGCCACTTCGGGGCCGGGTTTTTCCCTGATGATGGAGAACATCGGCTATGCCGTCATGACAGAGACGCCGTGTGTCATCGTCGATGTCCAGCGGGGCGGGCCGAGCACGGGCCAGCCGACCCGCGCCTCGCAGGGCGACATGATGCAGTGCCGCTTCGGCTCGCACGGCGACATGAGCATCATCGCGGTCAGCCCGGCCTCAGTGCAGGAGATGTACGAACTCACGGCAAAGGCCTTCAACCTCGCCGACCGGTACCGCGTTCCGGCCTTCGTGATGGCCGACGAGATCATCGCGCATATGCGCGAGAGGATCGAGGTCCCTGACAGCGTCGAGATCGTGCCCCGGCGCCCCCTGGAGAAGGGCACCCTCCCCTTTGCGCCGGGAGAGGACGACGTG encodes:
- a CDS encoding ferredoxin family protein — translated: RCKGCNLCTLVCPYRIFQEGTAPNRRGIVVPTLDRPERCTNCRLQKLYGRVLCGVCQMICPDQAIRWVEEKPFEPEKVVIED
- a CDS encoding 2-oxoacid:acceptor oxidoreductase subunit alpha; this translates as MTRLEFMQGNTACAEGAIAAGCRFYGGYPITPSTEIAEHMARKMPKIGGVFVQMEDELASIASVIGASWTGARAMTATSGPGFSLMMENIGYAVMTETPCVIVDVQRGGPSTGQPTRASQGDMMQCRFGSHGDMSIIAVSPASVQEMYELTAKAFNLADRYRVPAFVMADEIIAHMRERIEVPDSVEIVPRRPLEKGTLPFAPGEDDVPGFPAFGHGYGVHVTGLTHDDRGYPSSTDPRVHERLVRRLVGKVEGANREIADYEVTNPDAEVVFISYGAPSRSVAQAIRDLDDERVGHLRLKVVWPFPDFALAAFKSARVFLVPELNLGQMAREAARHTAVPVVPVSEIGGELHTPQRLIAMAEGYL